The following coding sequences lie in one Apostichopus japonicus isolate 1M-3 chromosome 13, ASM3797524v1, whole genome shotgun sequence genomic window:
- the LOC139978994 gene encoding transient receptor potential cation channel subfamily M member 3-like: protein MAQSWIEETFFKKECKVFISDSRYPERCGCGRTRPEHVALCSEIPHSRQTSWNPSKHTVSMPTDAYGQIEFRGAGHGNKAKYIRLADNTDPADILRLMKEQWNLGLPNLVISILGGLRKFEIQPKLKRVLSKGLSKAARTTGAWILTRGTNTGVGIHVGDALNNHSVKMRGRITTIGMCSWGVLNKQENFLGRNRVTSYHSVACPISKGFKLNSHHTHFLFVDNGTLSQSGAEIELRQKFEKHISQQRLNSQERVPVVSVIIEGGPTAIRTVLTNISAHPRIPVVVFDGTGRAADILAFAQKYSDEQGSLSDSLRAQLLETIKHTFHFNQQQAESLYHDIMQCMKKKQLITVFCLGEDGLEDFDLAILSALLKAQSRANPGNKLRLALAWDRVDIAKQHIFVHGKELPESILEQAMFEALANNQVDFVKLLKDNGVNMHKFLTIARLEELYNATSGPPNTLRYLIYDVRKHGKQSMRYNLYDIGMVVENLMGGTYSSSYTSRKYKVQYTSMRKELSFSFKRNVDLTEPNATIVKETFRYPFNELFIWSVLTNRHQMALYLWKQDEEALAKALIASQLYKGMANSADEINLENEIAEDFIKCSAEFQTLASQLLDQCYKEDDDVTLQLLTVKLDNWSGQTCLSLAAAAEHLDFMAHPCCQLLLSELWMGGLRIRKYINLKVILALVTPPAILLLSFKSKEELLLMPQTFSEHIQDVEEAEKDNDDSSSSSSSSASSFARLKDTEDSFRQSNPATATTPPDPLTPSPLRAKKRQLSLFKKLYEFYSAPITKFWTLSIAYIFFLVLYTFMVLGQIQKKPAIQEIFVISYIVTLGMDHIRELLRSEPPKLSQKIRVFYKSFANCLLAMCVIIFLIGMGLRFFQQTRGWGRVIYSLDIVLWYLQLFNILSVNMYLGTLVNMIGKMMRDMCYFVVLLVIILMSFGVIRESVLNPDRDAQWSTLREVFHEPYWMIYGEVYAGKIIPTCSVNSTGQHCQGDWVVPVAMAIYLIVANILFVNLLIAVFNNTFNQVSAIATQLWKYQRYYLTMKYEQKSILVPPFVLLDFLFGLAKYVCLRFCRAARGENDRGLKLFLPEQEVEKLRDFEEACLELYFREQTRSVSASNEERIRVMANGMEDTCFRLQEIVEKENHTRMNLISFDRRLMKLETVTFHMASALQGIHEILAKNMSEGGSLESLTEVEMGQRLREEGYKETDKEGKSQTAETNRSMVHLRENLQLTGLKSISGVEIVVTTGETSEDAVSVFTPASDIVFPSASPVAGTASSSPAPTFESQANTPSQSAPAQVEDAGTKGKGAEKHGKRSKKGNVLTRLSTFERYVSLVAPEEESQSRDEVHEPEKRQMGSFHGKPLQGHVHPSKLLHRLEDKRKGLRQVNSESNMSRLSDSSMQDYSTMPRPTPYVSAPAYTTITDHIDKSENLYKPHLDSLKGGRLRTGMDTSDHGYPLSPQANLDQSFFGRMKPSLRSTAKLENEKLEMEEVVCYNRMNQAAEAGMAKATETPLREEDDEDDGIVFHVRPTDEIV from the exons ATGTGGGTGTGGACGCACAAGGCCTGAGCATGTCGCTCTTTGCAGTGAAATTCCGCACAGTCGGCAGACGTCATGGAACCCCAGCAAACACACAGTTTCCATGCCAACAGATGCTTACGGTCAGATAGAATTCCGAGGGGCAGGTCATGGAAACAAAGCCAAG TACATACGTCTGGCAGACAACACAGATCCAGCAGATATCCTGAGACTCATGAAAGAACAGTGGAACCTTGGCTTGCCAAACTTAGTCATCTCTATCCTGGGTGGACTCAGAAAGTTTGAAATTCAGCCAAAGCTGAAGAGAGTTTTGAGCAAAGGACTTAGCAAAGCTGCTAGAACAACAGGGGCATGGATCCTGACCAGAGGGACAAATACTG GTGTCGGCATTCACGTTGGAGATGCCCTCAACAACCATTCGGTGAAGATGAGGGGCCGGATCACCACAATCGGGATGTGCTCCTGGGGAGTCTTAAACAAACAAGAGAATTTCCTCGGGAGAAAT CGTGTTACCTCTTATCACTCCGTGGCATGCCCCATCTCCAAAGGTTTCAAGCTCAACAGCCATCACACACACTTCCTCTTCGTGGATAACGGCACCCTCAGCCAATCAGGGGCAGAGATTGAACTCCGGCAAAAGTTTGAGAAACACATCTCGCAACAGAGGTTGAACTCAC AAGAGAGGGTACCAGTTGTGAGCGTTATCATCGAGGGGGGACCCACAGCAATAAGAACAGTACTCACCAATATTTCCGCTCATCCCCGAATACCAGTCGTGGTCTTTGATGGGACAGGAAGAGCAGCAGACATTCTAGCGTTCGCACAAAAGTATAGCGATGAACAGGG gtcATTGAGTGACTCTCTGAGAGCGCAGCTACTCGAGACCATTAAACATACATTCCATTTCAACCAACAACAGGCCGAGAGTCTGTATCATGATATTATGCAGTGTATGAAGAAGAAGCAACTG ATCACAGTGTTTTGTCTCGGTGAGGATGGATTAGAAGATTTTGATTTGGCAATATTGTCCGCACTACTAAAAGCACAAAGCAGAGCTAACCCCGGAAACAAACTGAGGCTGGCCCTTGCATGGGATCGAGTGGATATCGCTAAACAACATATATTTGTCCATGGGAAAGAGTTACCG GAAAGCATTCTGGAGCAGGCCATGTTCGAGGCTCTTGCAAATAACCAGGTGGACTTTGTGAAACTCTTGAAAGATAATGGGGTCAACATGCACAAATTTCTGACCATTGCAAGGTTGGAAGAGCTCTACAATGCT ACCTCTGGTCCACCAAATACATTGAGATATCTTATATATGATGTGCGAAAG CACGGCAAGCAGAGCATGAGGTATAATCTCTATGACATTGGTATGGTCGTCGAGAATCTTATGGGTGGGACATATTCCTCATCTTACACCTCGCGGAAATACAAAGTGCAATATACGTCCATGAGAAAG GAATTATCTTTCAGTTTTAAACGTAACGTAGATCTCACCGAACCGAATGCAACGATTGTCAAGGAAACATTTCGCTACCCCTTCAACGAACTATTCATTTGGTCCGTGCTCACCAACCGACATCAGATGGCCCTGTACCTATGGAAACAAGACGAAGAGGCTCTAGCTAAGGCGCTCATAGCAAGTCAGCTTTATAAAGGGATGGCAAACTCAGCTGATGAAATCAATTTGGAAAATGAGATTGCTGAAGACTTCATCAAGTGCTCTGC TGAGTTCCAAACATTAGCATCTCAACTATTAGATCAATGCTACAAGGAAGACGATGACGTGACTTTACAGTTACTGACGGTTAAATTGGATAACTGGAGTGGTCAGACTTGTCTGAGTTTGGCTGCAGCAGCTGAACACCTCGATTTTATGGCTCATCCTTGTTGCCAGTTGCTTCTCAGTGAACTCTGGATGGGTGGTTTACGGATTAGAAAATACATCAACTTAAAG GTGATTCTAGCATTAGTTACTCCTCCAGCTATCCTTCTCTTGAGTTTCAAGAGTAAAGAAGAGCTTCTTTTGATGCCCCAGACCTTTTCGGAACATATCCAAGATGTTGAAGAGGCAGAGAAGGACAACGACGACAGCAGTtcctcatcttcatcttctGCTTCATCGTTTGCGAGGTTAAAGGACACCGAGGATTCATTCCGACAG AGTAATCCTGCCACAGCTACGACACCACCTGATCCATTGACCCCATCTCCTCTTCGAGCTAAGAAGAGGCAGTTAAGCCTATTCAAGAAACTCTATGAGTTCTACAGTGCTccaatcaccaaattttggacTCTTTCT atTGCTTACATATTCTTTCTGGTCTTGTACACTTTTATGGTACTGGGCCAAATTCAGAAGAAACCTGCCATCCAAGAGATTTTCGTGATCTCATACATTGTTACCTTGGGAATGGACCACATCCGAGAG CTTCTGAGATCGGAGCCGCCCAAACTGAGCCAAAAGATTCGTGTCTTTTACAAAAGTTTCGCCAACTGTCTCCTGGCCATGTGCGTGATCATCTTCTTGATTGGAATGGGTCTACGGTTCTTCCAGCAGACTCGTGGCTGGGGAAGGGTTATTTATAGCCTGGATATTGTGCTGTGGTATCTCCAGTTGTTCAACATCCTTAGTGTCAACATGTACCTTGGAACCTTGGTTAATATGATAGGAAAAATG ATGCGAGATATGTGCTACTTTGTGGTTCTCTTGGTCATTATCCTGATGAGTTTTGGAGTTATTCGCGAATCGGTCTTAAACCCCGACAGAGACGCCCAGTGGTCTACATTGAGAGAGGTCTTCCATGAACCGTACTGGATGATCTATGGAGAAGTGTATGCTGGCAAAATCATTC CAACTTGCAGTGTCAACAGTACTGGCCAGCATTGCCAAGGTGACTGGGTGGTACCTGTTGCTATGGCAATATATCTCATCGTTGCCAACATCCTCTTTGTGAACTTACTGATTGCTGTTTTCAA CAATACCTTTAACCAAGTGAGTGCTATAGCCACCCAACTGTGGAAGTACCAGCGTTACTACCTCACCATGAAGTATGAACAGAAGTCCATCCTTGTCCCACCATTCGTCCTTCTTGACTTCTTATTTGGTCTCGCAAAGTACGTTTGCTTACGCTTCTGCCGAGCCGCCCGAGGGGAAAATGACAGAGGGTTGA AGCTTTTCTTACCAGAGCAAGAAGTCGAGAAGCTGCGAGACTTTGAGGAAGCGTGCTTGGAACTCTATTTCCGAGAACAGACTAGGAGTGTCAGTGCATCCAATGAAGAGAGGATACGAGTCATGGCCAATGG AATGGAGGATACTTGCTTCCGACTGCAGGAAATTGTTGAGAAAGAAAACCACACAAGAATGAACCTGATCTCTTTTGACCGTAGACTGATGAAATTAGAAACGGTCACGTTTCACATGGCGTCAGCCCTTCAGGGAATCCATGAGATCCTCGCCAAAAACATGAGCGAAGGAGGAAGCCTTGAGTCCTTGACGGAGGTGGAGATGGGACAGCGACTTCGAGAAGAGGGATACAAGGAAACGGACAAGGAGGGCAAAAGTCAAACAGCAGAAACGAACAGGAGCATGGTTCACTTACGGGAGAACTTACAGCTGACAGGATTGAAGAGCATCTCTGGCGTAGAGATTGTGGTCACCACAGGAGAGACGTCAGAGGATGCAGTTTCTGTCTTCACCCCGGCATCCGACATCGTCTTCCCATCGGCGTCTCCAGTCGCCGGGACGGCTTCCAGCTCACCTGCACCTACCTTTGAGAGTCAGGCAAACACTCCTAGTCAGTCGGCACCTGCCCAGGTTGAAGATGCTGGAACGAAGGGAAAGGGGGCGGAGAAGCACGGTAAGAGGAGCAAGAAGGGGAACGTTTTAACTAGACTGAGCACTTTCGAACGCTACGTCTCATTGGTGGCTCCGGAGGAAGAGTCACAGAGCAGAGACGAAGTCCATGAACCTGAGAAACGACAGATGGGTTCCTTCCATGGAAAGCCTCTCCAGGGCCATGTACATCCATCAAAGTTGCTACACAGGCTGGAAGATAAAAGAAAGGGACTCCGGCAGGTGAACTCCGAGAGCAACATGTCTCGCCTGAGTGATTCCAGTATGCAAGACTACTCGACCATGCCTCGTCCAACCCCGTATGTCAGTGCACCGGCGTACACTACTATCACAGACCACATCGACAAAAGTGAAAATCTCTACAAACCTCACCTGGATAGTTTGAAAGGGGGCAGACTGCGAACTGGGATGGATACATCGGATCACGGCTACCCCCTTAGTCCTCAGGCTAACCTCGATCAGTCCTTTTTCGGCAGGATGAAACCGTCTCTCAGATCGACCGCCAagttggaaaatgaaaagttggaGATGGAAGAGGTAGTGTGCTACAATAGGATGAATCAAGCGGCAGAAGCAGGGATGGCCAAAGCAACAGAGACACCTCTCAGGGAGGAAGATGACGAGGATGATGGTATCGTATTCCATGTCAGGCCTACGGATGAGATTGTCTGA
- the LOC139978996 gene encoding uncharacterized protein, translated as MDTLWCLILLQVVSASYASLDGDVNPVLKGGSLNVMDILKQKSLGHDLIEENEIVILKSAVLELQNTVEDLQGRLGTAEKFLWAEKGNGRRTRRSSGQDLPTSGCTPGAVGCPGAYTPYFMGQCFLCPPGPAGAQGPPGSEGERGRDGRDGRDGDRGPKGDNGDCESASVASNNQQSFTGSAPTSNNTGVIYVRWGRSECPVTSELLYSGVAGGAHYSNKGGASNYLCLPQEPIYDEPEATAHSDRGYLYGSEYQTNTYPPYAHLHDSEVPCAVCKAAQRSSYIMVPARNACPGSEWTLEYFGHLMSDYHNHWKTEFVCMDRNAEAIPRTVANANGALFYPVEGRCSSSGGIPCGPYVNGYELTCAVCTL; from the coding sequence ATGGATACACTGTGGTGCTTGATTTTGCTTCAAGTGGTCAGTGCATCATATGCCAGTTTAGATGGTGATGTAAACCCAGTACTGAAGGGAGGCTCTCTGAATGTTATGGACATACTGAAGCAAAAATCACTTGGACATGACCTTATCGAAGAAAACGAAATTGTCATTCTGAAAAGTGCAGTGTTAGAACTTCAGAACACAGTAGAGGATTTACAAGGAAGGTTGGGCACTGCAGAGAAGTTTCTTTGGGCTGAGAAAGGAAATGGGAGAAGAACCCGTAGAAGCAGTGGACAGGATCTGCCAACCTCCGGTTGCACCCCTGGTGCTGTCGGCTGCCCTGGTGCTTACACTCCATACTTCATGGGACAATGTTTTCTTTGTCCTCCTGGACCAGCAGGTGCTCAAGGGCCTCCTGGGTCAGAGGGTGAAAGAGGCAGAGATGGTCGTGATGGACGAGACGGTGACCGTGGCCCGAAAGGTGATAATGGAGATTGTGAGTCTGCCTCTGTTGCTTCAAATAACCAGCAAAGTTTCACAGGAAGCGCACCGACATCCAACAATACAGGTGTCATTTACGTAAGATGGGGAAGATCTGAATGTCCTGTCACATCAGAGCTCTTATATAGTGGGGTAGCAGGAGGGGCGCATTACTCAAACAAAGGTGGTGCAAGTAATTACCTCTGTTTACCCCAGGAACCCATATACGATGAACCAGAGGCAACAGCTCACTCAGATAGGGGTTATCTCTATGGAAGCGAATATCAAACCAATACGTACCCACCATATGCCCATTTACATGATAGTGAGGTACCTTGTGCAGTTTGCAAGGCAGCACAACGTTCCAGTTATATAATGGTCCCTGCTAGAAATGCATGTCCTGGATCAGAGTGGACCCTAGAATATTTTGGCCACCTCATGAGCGATTACCACAACCACTGGAAGACAGAATTTGTGTGCATGGATCGTAATGCAGAGGCTATTCCTCGCACAGTGGCAAATGCTAATGGCGCCCTCTTCTACCCAGTGGAGGGGCGGTGCAGTTCATCAGGAGGGATTCCCTGTGGACCTTACGTGAATGGTTACGAACTCACCTGTGCTGTTTGTACTCTGTAA
- the LOC139978998 gene encoding uncharacterized protein yields the protein MDTLWCLILLQVVSASYASLDGDVNPVLKEGSLNVMDILKQKSLGHDLMEENEIVILKSAVLELQNTVEDLQGRLDTAEKFLWAENGNGRRTRRSSGQDLPTSGCTPGAVGCPDAYTPYFMGQCFLCPPGPAGAQGPPGSEGERGRDGRDGRDGDRGPKGDNGDCESASVASNNQQSFTGSSPTSNNTGVIYVRWGRSECPVTSELVYSGVAGGEHYSHKGGASNYLCLPQEPIYDEPEATAHSDRGYLYGSEYQTNAYPPYAHLHDSEVPCAVCKAAQRSSYIMVPARNACPGSEWTLEYFGHLMSAYHNHRKTEFVCMDRNAEAIPRTVENANGALFYPVEGRCSSSGGIPCGPYVNGYELTCAVCTL from the coding sequence ATGGATACACTGTGGTGCTTGATTTTGCTTCAAGTGGTCAGTGCATCGTATGCCAGTTTAGATGGTGATGTAAACCCAGTACTGAAGGAAGGTTCTCTGAATGTTATGGACATACTGAAGCAAAAATCACTTGGACATGACCTCATGGAAGAAAACGAAATTGTCATTCTGAAAAGTGCAGTGTTAGAACTCCAGAACACAGTAGAGGATTTACAAGGAAGGTTGGACACTGCAGAGAAGTTTCTTTGGGCTGAGAATGGAAATGGGAGAAGAACCCGTAGAAGCAGTGGACAGGATCTGCCAACCTCTGGTTGCACCCCTGGTGCTGTCGGCTGCCCCGATGCTTACACTCCGTACTTCATGGGACAATGTTTTCTTTGTCCTCCTGGACCAGCAGGTGCTCAAGGGCCTCCTGGGTCAGAGGGCGAAAGAGGCAGAGATGGTCGTGATGGGCGAGACGGTGACCGCGGCCCGAAAGGTGATAATGGAGACTGTGAGTCTGCCTCTGTTGCTTCAAATAACCAGCAAAGTTTCACAGGAAGCTCACCGACATCCAACAATACAGGTGTCATTTACGTAAGATGGGGAAGATCTGAATGTCCTGTCACATCAGAGCTTGTATATAGCGGGGTAGCAGGAGGGGAGCATTACTCACACAAAGGTGGTGCAAGTAATTACCTCTGCCTACCCCAGGAACCCATATACGATGAACCAGAGGCAACAGCTCACTCAGATAGGGGTTATCTCTATGGAAGCGAATATCAAACCAATGCGTACCCACCATATGCCCATTTACATGATAGTGAGGTACCTTGTGCAGTGTGCAAGGCAGCACAACGTTCCAGTTACATAATGGTCCCTGCTAGAAATGCATGTCCTGGATCAGAGTGGACCCTAGAATATTTTGGCCACCTCATGAGCGCTTACCACAACCATAGGAAGACAGAATTTGTGTGCATGGATCGCAATGCAGAGGCCATTCCTCGCACAGTGGAAAATGCTAATGGCGCCCTCTTCTACCCAGTGGAGGGGCGGTGCAGTTCATCAGGAGGGATTCCCTGTGGACCTTACGTGAATGGTTACGAACTCACCTGTGCTGTTTGTACTCTGTAA